In a single window of the Delftia tsuruhatensis genome:
- a CDS encoding zinc ribbon domain-containing protein, with protein MPTYDYDCAQCGGFEALRPLRLRDEPAACPGCGVAAPRVLAAAPRLALMPDGTRRAMDTNERARHEPVSSRDYARLRHPAGCGCCGSGRRGATVTAPNGTKSAPSRRPWMISH; from the coding sequence ATGCCCACCTACGACTATGACTGCGCGCAGTGCGGCGGCTTCGAGGCGCTCCGGCCGCTGCGCCTGCGCGACGAGCCCGCCGCCTGCCCCGGCTGTGGCGTGGCCGCGCCGCGCGTGCTGGCGGCCGCCCCCCGGCTGGCCCTGATGCCCGACGGCACGCGCCGCGCCATGGACACCAACGAGCGCGCGCGCCACGAGCCCGTGAGTTCCAGAGACTATGCGCGCCTCAGGCATCCCGCTGGCTGCGGCTGCTGTGGTTCGGGTCGGCGCGGCGCCACGGTGACGGCGCCCAACGGCACGAAGTCCGCGCCGTCGAGGAGGCCCTGGATGATCAGCCATTGA
- a CDS encoding acyl-CoA dehydrogenase family protein, with translation MIRDQETLEALLDSVRRFVRERLVPAENEVAETDEIPESIVQEMRNLGLFGMTIPEQFGGLELTMEEEVRVLFELCQTAPAFRSVIGTTVGIGSQGILIDGTPEQQAAWLPKLATGEIMASFALTEPEAGSDAASLRTTAIRDGDHYVVNGNKRFITNAPHAGMFTLMARTDPANKGAGGVSAFIVDAKSPGISFGKNDVKMGQKGAHTCDVFFDNVRVPAANLIGLKEGQGFKTAMKVLDKGRIHIAAVSVGVAQRILRDALNYALERKQFGQPICEFQLVQAMLADSQAELYAAECMVIDAARRRDEGRNVSTEASCCKMFATEMVGRVADRAVQILGGSGYLAEFGIERFYRDVRLFRLYEGTTQIQQLIIARNMVREARAA, from the coding sequence ATGATCCGCGACCAAGAAACCCTCGAAGCCCTGCTGGACAGCGTGCGCCGCTTCGTGCGCGAGCGCCTGGTGCCCGCCGAGAACGAAGTGGCCGAGACCGACGAGATTCCCGAGTCCATCGTGCAGGAGATGCGCAACCTGGGCCTGTTCGGCATGACCATCCCCGAGCAGTTCGGCGGGCTGGAGCTGACCATGGAGGAAGAGGTGCGCGTGCTCTTCGAGCTGTGCCAGACCGCGCCGGCCTTCCGCTCGGTGATCGGCACGACCGTGGGCATAGGCTCGCAGGGCATCCTCATCGACGGCACGCCCGAGCAGCAGGCCGCCTGGCTGCCCAAGCTGGCCACGGGTGAGATCATGGCCTCGTTCGCGCTGACCGAGCCCGAGGCGGGCTCGGACGCGGCCTCGCTGCGCACCACGGCCATCAGGGATGGGGACCACTACGTGGTCAACGGCAACAAGCGCTTCATCACCAATGCGCCGCATGCGGGCATGTTCACGCTGATGGCGCGCACCGACCCGGCCAACAAGGGCGCGGGCGGCGTCTCGGCCTTCATCGTGGATGCGAAGTCGCCGGGCATCAGCTTCGGCAAGAACGACGTGAAGATGGGCCAGAAGGGCGCGCACACCTGCGACGTGTTCTTCGACAACGTGCGCGTGCCGGCGGCCAACCTCATCGGCCTGAAGGAAGGCCAGGGCTTCAAGACCGCCATGAAGGTGCTGGACAAGGGCCGCATCCACATCGCGGCCGTGAGCGTGGGCGTGGCGCAGCGCATCCTGCGCGACGCGCTGAACTACGCGCTGGAGCGCAAGCAGTTCGGCCAGCCCATCTGCGAATTCCAGCTGGTGCAGGCCATGCTTGCCGACAGCCAGGCCGAGCTGTATGCGGCCGAGTGCATGGTCATCGACGCAGCGCGCCGCCGCGACGAGGGCCGCAACGTCTCCACCGAGGCCTCCTGCTGCAAGATGTTCGCCACCGAGATGGTGGGCCGCGTGGCCGACCGTGCCGTGCAGATCCTGGGCGGCTCGGGCTACCTGGCCGAATTCGGCATCGAGCGCTTCTACCGTGACGTGCGGCTGTTCCGCCTGTACGAGGGCACGACGCAGATCCAGCAGCTCATCATCGCGCGCAACATGGTGCGCGAGGCCCGCGCGGCATGA
- a CDS encoding Zn-ribbon domain-containing OB-fold protein, with translation MHLSAQTHYQAELDAGRFCLQQCPQCTRHVFTPRELCPHCGASPLRWVRASGQGTVYSTSTIARKPDAGGNYNVALIDLDEGVRMMGRVEGVAPEEVRIGQRVQAHVAHKDGRGLVLFQPRQAPQQGGAA, from the coding sequence ATGCACCTCAGTGCCCAGACCCATTACCAGGCCGAACTCGATGCCGGCCGCTTCTGCCTGCAGCAGTGCCCGCAATGCACGCGCCATGTCTTCACCCCGCGCGAGCTGTGCCCGCACTGCGGCGCCAGCCCGCTGCGCTGGGTGCGCGCCAGCGGCCAGGGCACGGTCTATTCCACCTCCACCATCGCGCGCAAGCCCGACGCCGGCGGCAACTACAACGTGGCCCTGATCGACCTGGACGAAGGCGTGCGCATGATGGGCCGCGTGGAAGGCGTCGCCCCCGAGGAGGTGCGCATCGGCCAGCGCGTGCAGGCCCATGTGGCGCACAAGGACGGGCGCGGCCTGGTGCTGTTCCAGCCACGCCAGGCCCCGCAGCAGGGAGGTGCCGCATGA
- a CDS encoding glycosyltransferase family 2 protein — MPELTIIVPTFNESGNVEELLYRIRSALIDVDWEIIFVDDDSPDGTAGVVSRLARDSHRVRLLLRLGRRGLSSACIEGMLASCAPLVAVIDADLQHDERLLRQMVEELDHDPGLDIVVGSRHVAGGGLGDWDASRAAISRLASWLGRSVLRADLRDPMSGFFMIRRTAAMPCMRAGLSGIGFKILLDLFASSPRPLRFKELPYVFGLRRHGDSKLDSSAAWQYLVMLLSHLLKGALPAKFIGFALIGALGLVVHLAALAILFRTMGLSFPHAQTMAVAIAMTANYVLNNRLTYRDMRLRGWQFLRGWISFVAICSVGAMANVALSSWLFTFIPHYWLAWATLGAAVAAVWNYAVTAVHTWGQGSVRREQQGA, encoded by the coding sequence ATGCCAGAGCTCACCATCATCGTTCCCACCTTCAACGAATCGGGCAATGTGGAGGAACTCCTGTACCGGATACGGTCGGCCCTGATCGACGTGGATTGGGAAATCATCTTCGTCGACGACGACTCGCCCGACGGCACGGCTGGCGTGGTCTCGCGCCTGGCCCGGGACAGCCATCGCGTGCGCCTGCTGCTGCGCCTCGGGCGCCGGGGCCTGTCCTCGGCGTGCATCGAGGGCATGCTGGCCTCCTGCGCGCCCCTGGTTGCCGTGATCGATGCCGACCTCCAGCATGACGAGCGGCTGCTGCGGCAGATGGTGGAGGAGCTCGACCACGATCCCGGCCTGGACATCGTCGTGGGAAGCCGCCATGTGGCCGGCGGCGGCCTGGGCGACTGGGACGCGTCACGCGCCGCCATCAGCCGTCTTGCGTCCTGGCTGGGCAGATCCGTGCTGCGTGCCGATCTGCGAGACCCCATGAGCGGCTTCTTCATGATCCGCAGGACGGCGGCAATGCCCTGCATGCGCGCGGGACTGTCCGGTATCGGATTCAAGATCCTGCTCGACCTGTTCGCCAGCAGTCCGCGGCCTCTTCGCTTCAAGGAACTGCCCTACGTGTTCGGCCTGCGGCGCCACGGCGACAGCAAGCTGGACAGCTCGGCCGCGTGGCAGTACCTCGTCATGCTGCTGAGCCATCTGCTCAAGGGAGCCCTTCCCGCGAAATTCATCGGCTTCGCCCTGATCGGCGCCCTGGGGCTGGTGGTCCACCTGGCCGCCCTGGCCATTCTTTTCAGAACCATGGGGCTGTCCTTCCCCCATGCCCAGACCATGGCCGTCGCCATTGCGATGACCGCCAACTACGTGCTGAACAACCGATTGACCTACCGCGACATGCGCCTCAGAGGCTGGCAATTCCTGCGGGGCTGGATCTCCTTCGTCGCCATCTGCAGCGTAGGCGCCATGGCCAACGTCGCGCTGTCCTCATGGCTGTTCACCTTCATCCCACACTACTGGCTGGCCTGGGCCACGCTGGGCGCGGCCGTGGCCGCCGTCTGGAACTATGCCGTGACAGCGGTCCACACCTGGGGACAGGGCTCGGTCCGGCGGGAGCAGCAGGGCGCCTGA
- a CDS encoding thiolase, with amino-acid sequence MNARIPQSTLDAAAVNRLLRGRVAIAGAATYGCGEAPGMDDMTLLVRAAHAAVADAGLTMQDIDGLATCSVNASMWTMPVIEHLGINPTYVDGTMIGGSSFIAHLLPAIRALEAGQCKAVLVCYGSAQRSATFGRKEGQAARRFLDPQPYEFPYEPVLPVTAYALAAARHMHEFGTTREQLAEVAVAARAWAQLNPEAFMRDPLTIEDVLSARPIASPLSVRDCCLVTDGAGAIVLVRADRARDLPRPPVYVLGNATAIWNRQISCMPDLTTTAASQSGAQAFAMAGLTAADMDMAQLYDAFTINTLLFLEDLGFCAKGEGGAFVSKGGIAPGGRLAVNTNGGGLSCVHPGMYGIFALIEAVRQLRGEAGQRQLGRHRTAVVHGNGGTLSSQSTAVLGTADAL; translated from the coding sequence ATGAACGCGCGCATTCCCCAATCCACCCTGGACGCCGCCGCCGTGAACCGCCTCCTGCGCGGGCGCGTGGCCATTGCCGGCGCCGCCACCTATGGCTGTGGCGAGGCACCCGGCATGGACGACATGACCCTGCTGGTGCGCGCCGCCCATGCGGCCGTGGCCGACGCGGGCCTGACCATGCAGGACATCGACGGCCTGGCCACCTGCAGCGTCAACGCCAGCATGTGGACCATGCCCGTGATCGAGCACCTGGGCATCAACCCCACCTATGTGGACGGCACGATGATCGGCGGCAGCAGTTTCATCGCCCACCTGCTGCCCGCCATCCGCGCGCTGGAGGCAGGCCAGTGCAAGGCCGTGCTGGTGTGCTACGGCAGCGCCCAGCGCTCGGCCACCTTCGGCCGCAAGGAAGGCCAGGCGGCGCGGCGCTTCCTGGACCCGCAGCCCTATGAGTTCCCCTACGAGCCCGTGCTGCCCGTGACCGCCTATGCGCTGGCGGCCGCGCGCCACATGCACGAGTTCGGCACCACGCGCGAGCAGCTGGCCGAGGTGGCCGTGGCCGCGCGCGCCTGGGCCCAGCTCAACCCCGAGGCCTTCATGCGCGATCCGCTGACCATCGAGGACGTGCTCTCGGCCCGCCCCATCGCCAGCCCCCTGAGCGTGCGCGACTGCTGCCTGGTCACCGACGGCGCGGGCGCCATCGTGCTGGTGCGCGCCGACCGCGCCCGCGACCTGCCCCGGCCCCCGGTCTACGTGCTGGGCAATGCCACGGCGATCTGGAACCGCCAGATCTCCTGCATGCCCGACCTGACCACCACGGCGGCCTCGCAGTCGGGCGCCCAGGCCTTCGCCATGGCGGGGCTCACGGCCGCCGACATGGACATGGCCCAGCTCTACGACGCCTTCACCATCAACACCCTGCTGTTCCTGGAGGACCTGGGTTTCTGCGCCAAGGGCGAGGGGGGCGCCTTCGTGTCCAAGGGAGGCATCGCGCCCGGCGGGCGGCTGGCGGTCAACACCAACGGCGGCGGCCTGTCCTGCGTGCACCCGGGCATGTACGGCATCTTTGCGCTGATCGAGGCCGTGCGCCAGCTGCGCGGCGAAGCCGGCCAGCGCCAGCTGGGACGCCACCGCACGGCCGTGGTCCATGGCAATGGCGGCACGCTGTCCAGCCAGTCCACCGCCGTCCTCGGCACGGCCGATGCCCTTTGA
- the fmdA gene encoding formamidase: MTDTLIKVDLTRPPTDNEQVHNRWHPDIPMACWVQPGDDFILETYDWTGGFIQNNDSADDVRDIDLTTVHYLSGPVGVKGAQPGDLLVVDLLDIGAKPDSLWGFNGFFSKNNGGGFLTDHFPSAQKSIWDFKGMFTSSRHIPGVNFAGLIHPGLIGCLPDRPMLEMWNERESALIATDPGRVPGLANPPSAGTAHMGKLRGEARDKAAAEGARTVPPREHGGNCDIKDLSRGAKVYFPVYVDGAGLSVGDLHFSQGDGEITFCGAIEMAGWVHMRVNLIKGGMARYGIRNPIFKPSPITPRYDDYLIFEGISVDESGRQHYLDVNVAYRQACLNAIEYLKKFGYSGAQAYSILGTAPVQGHISGVVDVPNACATLWLPTGIFDFDINPNAAGPVVQFDGSIDMPLSPDLR; this comes from the coding sequence ATGACGGATACGCTGATCAAGGTCGATCTGACCCGCCCGCCCACCGACAACGAACAGGTGCACAACCGCTGGCACCCGGACATTCCCATGGCCTGCTGGGTCCAGCCCGGCGACGACTTCATCCTGGAGACCTACGACTGGACCGGCGGCTTCATCCAGAACAACGACAGCGCCGACGATGTGCGCGACATCGACCTGACCACGGTGCACTACCTGTCCGGGCCCGTGGGCGTGAAGGGCGCCCAGCCCGGCGACCTGCTGGTGGTCGATCTGCTGGACATCGGCGCCAAGCCCGACAGCCTCTGGGGCTTCAACGGCTTTTTCTCCAAGAACAATGGCGGCGGCTTCCTGACGGACCACTTCCCCTCGGCCCAGAAATCGATCTGGGACTTCAAGGGCATGTTCACCAGCTCGCGCCACATCCCCGGCGTGAACTTCGCCGGCCTCATCCACCCGGGCCTGATCGGCTGCCTGCCCGACCGGCCCATGCTGGAGATGTGGAACGAGCGCGAAAGCGCCCTGATCGCCACCGATCCCGGGCGCGTGCCCGGCCTGGCCAACCCGCCGTCCGCCGGAACCGCCCACATGGGCAAGCTGCGCGGCGAGGCCCGCGACAAGGCCGCCGCCGAGGGCGCGCGCACCGTGCCGCCGCGCGAGCACGGCGGCAACTGCGACATCAAGGACCTGTCGCGTGGCGCCAAGGTGTATTTCCCGGTCTACGTGGACGGCGCGGGCCTGAGCGTGGGCGACCTGCACTTCAGCCAGGGCGACGGCGAGATCACCTTCTGCGGCGCCATCGAGATGGCCGGCTGGGTGCACATGCGCGTCAACCTCATCAAGGGCGGCATGGCCAGGTACGGCATCAGGAACCCCATCTTCAAGCCCAGCCCCATCACGCCGCGCTATGACGACTACCTGATCTTCGAAGGCATCTCGGTGGACGAGAGCGGCCGCCAGCACTACCTCGATGTCAACGTGGCCTACCGCCAGGCCTGCCTGAACGCCATCGAGTACCTGAAGAAATTCGGCTACAGCGGCGCCCAGGCCTACTCCATTCTGGGCACGGCGCCCGTGCAGGGTCACATCAGCGGCGTGGTGGACGTGCCCAATGCCTGCGCCACGCTGTGGCTGCCCACGGGCATCTTCGACTTCGACATCAACCCCAACGCGGCGGGGCCGGTCGTGCAGTTCGATGGAAGCATCGACATGCCCTTGTCGCCCGACCTGCGCTGA